The Streptomyces sp. NBC_01268 genome window below encodes:
- a CDS encoding M20/M25/M40 family metallo-hydrolase, with translation MAEEVRGPDTTALDEVVAFTSELIRIDTTNRGGGDCRERPAAEYVAERLAGAGLEPALLERTPGRTNVVARIPGTDPTAEALLVHGHLDVVPAEAADWTVHPFSGEVRDGVVWGRGAVDMKNMDAMVLAVVRSWAREGFRPRRDIVLAYTADEEASAEDGSGFLADRHPGLFEGCTEGISESGAFSFHPDPRTTLYPIAAGERGTAWIKLTAHGRAGHGSKVNTANAVTRLAAAVARIGAHTWPVRLTRTVRAALTELAAVYGIDVDVDAPDFDTDLLLKKLGPAAALVEPTVRNSANPTMLDAGYKVNVIPGHAVAYVDGRMLPGGEKEFVATMDRLTGPDVAWEFHHREVPLQAPVDSPTFAKLRAAVEHFDPDGHVVPFSMSGGTDAKQFSRLGITGYGFSPLKLPPELDYGALFHGVDERVPVDALHFGVRVLDRYLRSA, from the coding sequence ATGGCTGAGGAGGTCCGGGGCCCGGACACGACGGCGCTCGACGAGGTGGTCGCCTTCACCTCCGAGCTGATCAGGATCGACACCACCAACCGTGGCGGCGGCGACTGCCGCGAGCGGCCCGCCGCCGAGTACGTGGCGGAGCGGCTCGCCGGCGCCGGCCTCGAACCGGCCCTGCTGGAGCGGACCCCGGGCCGCACCAACGTCGTCGCCCGCATCCCCGGCACCGACCCGACCGCCGAGGCCCTGCTGGTCCACGGGCACCTGGACGTCGTCCCGGCCGAGGCCGCCGACTGGACCGTCCACCCCTTCTCCGGCGAGGTCCGCGACGGCGTCGTATGGGGGCGCGGCGCCGTCGACATGAAGAACATGGACGCGATGGTGCTCGCCGTCGTCCGTTCCTGGGCCCGGGAGGGCTTCCGGCCGCGCCGCGACATCGTGCTCGCCTACACCGCCGACGAGGAGGCCAGCGCCGAGGACGGCTCCGGCTTCCTCGCCGACCGGCACCCCGGCCTCTTCGAGGGCTGCACGGAGGGCATCAGCGAATCGGGCGCCTTCAGCTTCCACCCGGACCCGCGGACGACGCTCTACCCGATCGCCGCGGGCGAGCGCGGCACCGCCTGGATCAAGCTCACCGCCCACGGGCGGGCGGGCCACGGCTCCAAGGTCAACACGGCCAACGCGGTCACCCGCCTCGCCGCGGCCGTCGCCCGCATCGGCGCCCACACCTGGCCCGTCCGGCTCACCCGGACGGTGCGGGCCGCGCTCACCGAGCTGGCCGCGGTGTACGGCATCGACGTCGACGTCGACGCTCCCGACTTCGACACCGACCTGCTCCTGAAGAAGCTGGGTCCGGCCGCCGCCCTGGTCGAGCCCACCGTCCGCAACAGCGCCAATCCCACGATGCTGGACGCGGGCTACAAGGTGAACGTGATCCCGGGCCACGCCGTGGCCTACGTCGACGGGCGGATGCTGCCCGGCGGCGAGAAGGAGTTCGTCGCGACCATGGACCGGCTCACCGGCCCGGACGTCGCCTGGGAGTTCCACCACCGCGAGGTGCCCCTGCAGGCACCGGTCGACTCGCCGACCTTCGCCAAGCTGCGCGCGGCCGTCGAGCACTTCGACCCGGACGGGCACGTCGTCCCCTTCTCCATGTCGGGCGGCACCGACGCGAAGCAGTTCTCCCGCCTCGGCATCACCGGCTACGGCTTCTCGCCGCTCAAGCTGCCCCCGGAGCTCGACTACGGGGCGCTCTTCCACGGCGTCGACGAACGCGTCCCGGTCGACGCGCTCCACTTCGGCGTCCGCGTCCTCGACCGCTACCTGCGGTCCGCCTGA